Sequence from the Mesorhizobium sp. PAMC28654 genome:
AGCCGATAAAGCAACCGCTCGGCCCCGATGGTCGGGTCGATCAGCTCGGTCGGCTCGATCGTGCCAAGCAGCGCCAGCAGTTCCTGCCAGGAGTTATCGACGGGATCGTGCCCTTCATCGCGCGGATCGCCGTCACCGCCCGGCAGGTCCGGCACGCGCATGCGCTCGGGCGACTGCGGCAGGAACTGCGCCAGGATACCGCCGGCGCGCCATTGCTCGCGCGCGCCGCCGACGCCGGGCGTCAACAGCTTGGCCACCGAGAGCCGCAGATCGGTCGGGATCTGCTCCGACTGGCGGAAATAGGTGCGTGCCGCGTCTTCCAGCGTTTCGCCATCGAGCTGGACGATGCCCTGATATCGCTGCGTATGAGCGCCCTGGTCGATGGTCAGCGCCAACACGCCACTGCCGAGCAGCGTCTGCTGGGACGTCTCGCCGGCGGCAACCAGAGCCTCAAGCCGATCGGCGTCGAAGCGCGCATAGGCCCGCAACGCCGACGGCGTGGAAAAATCCGCCACCAGCATGTCGACCGGCCCATCCGTGCGGGTCTGCAGGATGAACTTGCCCTCGAATTTGAGCGAGGTGCCGAGCAGCACGGTCAGCACACAAGCTTCCGCCAGCAGGCGGGCGACCGGCTCGGGATAATCGTGGCGCGTGAGAATGGCGTCGAGCATCGGGCCGAGTTGGACAGTGCGTCCGCGCACGTCGAGCGGGCCGACCTCGAACGGCACGACATGGTCGTCGCCGGCGTAGCCGAATTCACCAAGCTTGGGTTGATGTTCAGACAATTGATGGGTTTCCAACATGACAATGCTCCGGGGCGCGGCCATGCCGCCCTCTCGGGAGCATGCGTCGAAACGCGCTGTTTTTGCGTGATGCGCCGCAGATAGGCATCACACCTCCGGAGATCAAGCGCCCAGGCACCAGGCAAGCACGGCCTTCTGGGCGTGGAGCCGGTTCTCAGCCTCGTCGAACACCACCGAATGCGGGCCGTCGATGACTTCGTCGGTCACCTCCTCGCCGCGATGCGCCGGCAGGCAGTGCATGAACAGCGCATCCGGCTTGGCATGGGCCATCAGCTTCGCATTGACCTGATAGGGCGAGAACACGTTGTGGCCGCGGGCGCGATGCTCCTGGCCCATCGACACCCAGCAGTCGGTGACGATGCAGTCGGCCTGGTCGACGGCTTCCTCGGGCGAACGGGTGAAATGCAGCTTGCCGCCATTCGCCT
This genomic interval carries:
- a CDS encoding Hsp33 family molecular chaperone — its product is MAAPRSIVMLETHQLSEHQPKLGEFGYAGDDHVVPFEVGPLDVRGRTVQLGPMLDAILTRHDYPEPVARLLAEACVLTVLLGTSLKFEGKFILQTRTDGPVDMLVADFSTPSALRAYARFDADRLEALVAAGETSQQTLLGSGVLALTIDQGAHTQRYQGIVQLDGETLEDAARTYFRQSEQIPTDLRLSVAKLLTPGVGGAREQWRAGGILAQFLPQSPERMRVPDLPGGDGDPRDEGHDPVDNSWQELLALLGTIEPTELIDPTIGAERLLYRLFHEHGVRVFGGVPVDDQCSCSRDRIRGILEGFSAQEIKDSTEDGGIHVACEFCSKQYDFDPAEFAAAQ